ttttttaaaaaaaataaaatagtgatGCCTATTTGATTTCTTCATTAAATAGAAATGAAAATTCCgtgaattaatatttaaaaaaaaagaaataaaaagtataAGTATTTTGTGTGTTACCCGTTGTTATAGTAGATCCTGTAATAAGAATATTGGAGGAGGCCGAAATATCAATTCCATCAGTGTTAGGGCTTTCCTTTGGTGCACTAATTCGAAGATTAGAGATTTTTGAGTGATTACATTGGTTTATACTTATGTGACTTCTTGGACTATTGATATGATTCAATGAATTAAGATCTAAGTTTCCACACCCATGAAAACGCAAAGCCTGCAAAATTTAAGTTCCAACAAAATAATGTACTCAATTAATATGTGATAATTTGAAACAATAAAGTTATCTAAATTGAATTTGCTAATAATAAGGGTTATTATTCTcacttgaaaataaaattaaaataaagtaaaaactcAGTTACAGTCAATTTCATGTGAAGTTAATagctgagagccgttagatgaaaatttagtcaaatcatctaacgactctcaactatcaacttcatgtgaagtcgactgcacttgAGTTTTCACCTCAAAGTAAATGTTGATTAAATGAATCACGTACCGTTGGTCGGTTACATTTTTTACAACCCCACCATGAAGCACCTTGGCCATCAAATTTTCCACCTCCATTGATAACAAGACCCCTTATGTTTGAGAACGTGATCCATGCATCTTTCTCATTATCATCACTTGACCATTTCCATCCATCAAGTTTTTTGGGGGCAATCACAGTTCCTTCAAGCTATATATcacatcaaattttttaattcattactttttcaaaaataaaaaataaaaaagacaacttattgtaattattaattagtggGATTGAGGATGTAGTGTAAATTAAAGGATCAATTTGGACAATTTAATTACCTTAATGTTAATTTTGGTAGGTTTGCAAGGACCTTGAAATGAAATTGGTTGCAACATGAAGGTTTTTCCTTTTGGTATGACTAGTGTTGCCGCATtttcacttgcatcacacaccGATTTCCATGCTTTCAAAAAAGCCTTGTAAATCACACactcatataattaattaattaattaattaaatataaaaactgTTACATTATATTAGACAACGTTGTACTATATGTTAAcatttcaaaatatataaatttaaaaattaaataaataaatatattagacAACGTTATACATTACTTTTGAATCATCAATTTGACTATTCCCATGGGCACCATAGTCAACAACATTGAAGCTGCTAAAACTTGCatgagatgatgatgatgatattcgAGCACACAAGCAACAAGGTAAAACAACAGTGGACACTATTAAAAAGGCAAAAATTTGTGATTTCATCATATTTGAGATGTATAAAAGAATATCATGAATCGTAGTATTCTAGTTTAATACATACGATAAATTACAACTAAAGACTATGAGAGATAGAACCTAGTCTTTGTGATGTGAAAAGTAGAAAAAATATGATCAtttataaaatttcaaatttaataactTACGGTGGAAATTAAATTGTtagattaattataattagtggCAAAACATATGTTACAACCACGGGACTAAATAAACATTAGGAACTACATATACGTTAGCTATTTACTAGAATCTCAACTTAATTAGGTTACATATATAATACTTGCAACATTAATTATATACTAGtgatattaattaattgttaaaaaaggAAGAGGGAGCAATAAGAAAAATGTTTGTGAGTATTTAAGTTGtgtagaatgatacaatataaaagatgatttataggtgctaagagaatcgaaataataaagacgtaatatcctataataaatattcagatatgttaaataatgttaattgatctaattaatcctaattacactctcacatccctcctcaaactcaagtgactgcaaattatttgaaacaactaaataaaatttataaactgatAGAATGGGTGCAGACGGAACTGTCTGAAAAAAGTGCAGGCGAAACTGTCGGAAAGAAGCGCCGATGAAACTGACACAAGGAAGcacagacggaactgccacaaGGAAACGCAGACAGAATTGTCAAAAAGAAGTGTAGACGAAACTGTCGGAAGGAAACACAGACGGAACTGCCGAAAGATAACACAAACAGAACTGCCGCAAGAGTGGCCAACTGCCGAAAAAACTGCTGAAAAGATGGTGAACTGGCGAAAAACTGTTGAAAAGTGACAAAGTGTAAAGAGATAATAAACTATCGAAAAGTGACGAAAAATATATGGTTTCTCCATGAGAATAAATAAGTAGTGGATGAGCTAATTGGTGATGTGAGAAAAGCATCAAAGCATtgataaaagagaagaaaaaaaatggtacagaagaaaagtatgaaaattaTAGTACTTTCATCAAAAGAAAATCAATTTATCCTCCTCATAGAGGATACAAtgactctgataccatgttaaaAAGGAGAGAGGAagcaatagaaaaaatatttgtgaatattcaagttgtgtaaaataatataatataaaaaaatttataaatgttaaaataatcaaaataataaagtcgtaatatcctataataaatatttaaaaatattaaataatactaattaatcTAATCGTAATTATACTCTAACATTAATAACTAGTGGAATTGAAGCTGCATGTAACATCtttcaacctttttttttattgtttttaactCTCAATTTTTAAGGGGAGAAAAATCATAAGTTTACATGGACAATACAGCACCATAAAGCAGAAACACAATACATACAGTCAacaaaaaaagttatattttcAATGTTATATAATATGAGAAATATTAGTGCActaatagaatttattatttttaatcaataattgttttaatatttaaaagtataaattaaaaatatattatcaaaattttagactaaaaataataataataataaataataaattttattaatcttttagtactttttatataatatattagattttcactttttattcatatgtatttttcttctttaaaaaatgataaaattagtCAAACACgcgaaacaaaaaaaaaaggattcaATACCCTCCGGCCTTAGTCaaatagaattttatgatttagTTAACTTAAtgtatctaaaaaattattatggcAATACTTTTAATTGAATATTCAAACctacaataaaattttaattattggtTGCAAATTTACCccttttttattactaaatCATTCCATTCTCCAAAAATTTTACATCAACTAACTCATCGATcatattaatattattcaattccattctgtaatttaaattaaatattagaatGAAAGACTGATCCCTCTCTATCTCTTTTGACAAACCCTAACCTTCATATCTCTTAATTACCTTTCTTGGATATATGCGTCTAATTTCCGATGCTTATTTGGCCATCAAATGGTGGGTAGTTATAGATCATTATTGTTCCTCCTTTCTCATTTTCCATTTCCATCACTACAATGAATAACTCTCGGGGAAAAAAGCATccctaaaattttatatatttaaggTGAGTGTGAGTTCTTCTAACTAAGAAGTTTAAATAATGTTTAGTCACATTAAGAAAAGAGTTGATAAAGAAATAGTGATGGCTATAACTTATTAACTTACACACGCACCTtcaatataattctcatccaTTAGAcaataaaacaattaaaaccATCATCACTTCTTCCAAAGCTAGCATAATATgtgttaattattttacttcTGATTAGATTATGCCATTTTATTTGAGTGTCATGCATGATCATAATAATGCTTTAAGAACAattgtttttctaaaaaatgaatagattattaattatataagaaATTGAGATTTTTCAATGCATTGAATTCTTTGAAAACTGAAAgaatatatttcatgcatgaaaccttctttttttttttttacctgaCTAATGCTAATAGGTTATAACTAGtctgataattaataaattaaagacCAAACTTACACAACTATATATAACTCCTCTCTCTAAAGTATTACTGGTTTCGTATAACACCATCAATAATATAGCACTAACTACGTATCAATTATCGTTCATAAACTCTTTGAGGGTGGTTAGATACTTAGATATCTACATTTTGGAGTTAACTTGaatcttttgttttgtttttctattgATGAGATCGGATCTACTTTGATGCATTAtcaatccaaaaataaaaattaattataccaTCATCCAATTATAattctatttataaaaaattaatagacaTACATTCTCACTTTGTACTATgcttaaattataatatttaaagcTTACTCTTtaagtaaaaattaatatagaGTTCGTTTGGAAagctttaaaaataaatttttttagtttttgacttataaaaaataatagtattgatgtttgatgcaatttttaaaattaaattgcaacattctaaaaagttatttaagaatttatagaaaagttaaaaaaaaatttacttctctcgtaatactactattttaatttttatcatatttttataaaataaataattttaaaattaaaaattcaaacacaaaataactcatttataaactatttttaatataattatttattatttaaactattttttcaaaaaaaacttaattaaactgCACCATAAACACAAATACGGATACGAACAGGGTCCGGAAAAAAAGGGAGTCTTTCAAGTCTCAACCCCTTCCCCCAAAATACAGAATTAGGCTTTTTTTTCTTGACgatttttttcttcctctttttatcaaaaatcaaaatacattaagagaaaaaagagagtagCTACGTTAAACATAAACCTCTCTTTGTtgactttcaaaaaaaaaaatttaaattttcaagataaaataaataaccactataaaaaaataaagtatttgtaataaaaattttgttttaaatttaaaatttttacaaaaaattgattttttgtaGTAATAATTGGTGATTGTTACTGAATAATAGTGTTTAGTAACAAGAATACAAGTTGTTACGAAACGTgctaatattttataacaatttaattatttttattataaattatgttaatttttgtaATGAATTGGTGTTTTGTTgcaaatttttatcatattttgtaacaaaagatgAAATagttacaaaaatttaaaatattttataacaacatatttttttgcttcaaaaaaccaaattattttgtaacaaaaaattaatgtcacaaaatttaatattttttgtaacaaattatttgtttgtcacaaaatataaatattattttttataatttttatctcaataaataaatactataaATGTACTCCAGTATCTATATTTTAATGAATATATATACCAAAAACAACTGCCGCTTTATATATATGTaggtccaaaaataaaaaagaaagagacatggGATGTTTATGATTCTAAGAGCCTACTAACACATCAAGCAATCAATTAAACAAGTTTAAAAGTTAGTCAAAAGTTATTGTTGGCAGTCATTAACGGTAAAATTCTAATAAGTTCAAGGAAACACATTCCAAATGGCtaccacaacaacaacaactaagCTACATTCTTCCCTTCAATGTCTTCGTCTCCAACAGCAAACATGTTTAAagggttaaaagtaaacaaggAAAGTTCAATGGATAGGTTAGTTCAGGAAGTTTGAGACAGTATTCGAAATTACACTCCATGACTTATAGTAGTTCCTCATGCAATTTTCGTCTATCACTAGTTATCGGAAAATTGAGGTGGACTGATTCCTGCCACGTTGGCATGCCAATAGTTACTAACGtgataaataaaactttttttgatTGAATGTGgttcttttcccttttaaaaCCCTAATTCCAATTTTtgtttcctgaatttttttcctcattctcttcttctttaactCTATTTTTTACTCTGACTCTTCTAAATCCAATTATCAATGCAGcaataatataaaataccaataattatttatcaacaaaaaatagtaaattacaGTATAAACTTTTCAACTGGTACCTTCAACTAGTACAGTACCAaagataagagaaaaaaaacatCATTTCATAACTAAGACAAAAtggaatataataaattttgtataattctGTAGATTATCAATCAGTTTATCACACACAATGTTCCAACTCCCTCAAACACTTTCAATCCATCTGCAACGATGACGATTCAACTCACCACCACCACCGCATGGCTGACAACAATGATAACGTTTATGAAGTCCCTGCCTTCACTCGTAGCCAAGGCCAACTTCTCCCACCAGAGTTCCACCTGCTACAACTCCCCGTTTGAGGTCACATTCACCGTCGGCGACCTTACGGAGCCAACCCTTGCCAGCAGTGTGCTACTCCGGCCTTAGCTTTTGCAACTAAACTCCTCTGGCATGGTGTCGGAGCCGTTCCGGAAGGGGCACGTGGTGACATTCTGGGACAACTTCGATGACGAGGAGCAGGACGCCGAGGACGGGTCATGTGGAGTTAAGCTTCAAAGTGGTCCTTGAAGTTGCACTCGAGACTCGAAGTAGTCCCTGAACTTAATAGTTACCCAAATTCATCCCTAAAGTTGCACTTCGGGACCCAAACTTGTCCTTCAAGCAATTTTCGTCCACTTGGCACCACCAGAAAACTTATCTATACTCTATCTTGACACATTGGCAAACCCTAAAGCGACTTAGTATTGTATTGAGGCTCAAACATtgtgaaacgacgtcgtttcacaCTATATTGTAACCCCTATCTCAAAGTTAATCAACACTTCTCTGTCCCTCTCAAAACACATACAGAGGTGTTTCTTCTTCCCTTTATTCCTCAACGACGATGATGTGATTGGTGCCACTACAGCTGCTGCCTCCAAAAATGACTGCACTTCAACGTCAGCTTCGTCATCGTCGTCATTCAGAGAGTGTGTGCTGAAGACTGTTTTCTCTATTTGAGGTaagcaaaaaggaaaagaggaagtagaaataaaagatgCTCTATTTTACCTTAATGttgttaatataattttttcaatagTTAAATAGAGTTATTTATGGTTGATTGTATGGGTATGCATGTTGATGGTTTGCTGTTTTTACTAGGGTTTCATGAGAACTAGTTTTATGAACGACTATTTTAATTGTGAAATTGCAAGCCTGACTTAAAATTATTTGGATCATACCATAACATATGTAATGAAGTTGAATTAATGCTATTGATAGTAGCATTCTAAAATTGTTCATGATCACATTGTCCTTCAAACAAATATGTCGCTTATTTTTAAATCCCACTTAATACATACTAATATTGCTTCTATAATCATTAACCCTATCAACTATCCATGTATGTATAGTATTTTAGGTAATAGCCTGTCATGATTGATAATGATTTACATATACTAATTCCTATAAATGCCACCCTACGATGTTAAGGGATATTGATGGGAGTAAGGTGCACAAGGCTCTAAGGGAGAAGTATGGAGACGAAGGATATAAGAAAGGTGATGTTATTAGTTTCTATATCATTATTTGTGGATCTGAGATCTGATTGTGTAAAATATGGTCAGTACTGTTGCATCTTTGGTTCATTATACATTATAGATATAATCacatttctttttgaatttcgCAGACTGAATATCTGCTTATTGGAAATTAGGTGTGCTTAATTTACCtacttgaaagaatttattatACAAAATAAATGAATCAATGACAAATTTGAATTTAGGAGATGCAGTTCGCTTCTTTTTGTTGAGAAAGATAATAGGTTGGAGAAGCTGTCATCAAGGGGATGTTGAAGTACTGCCCAATAATGAGTTGTCAAAAAGAAGTTCTTTTTCTTGGAGCTTTGATTACTGTAGTAACAAATCAGATTTTGTAAGTGTCATTGCTTGTATTGTTATAAATGAAATTATCTTGtctataatataaattttgaattttctttgcTGTAAGTTGTATTCTAAGTGTAGCATGTTTATAAAAATCACATGATTCTAATTATCATATTGTATGCAGGAAGTGagatatttttcttcaaaaatggCATGTACTAAAGTGtagttttcaaggatttttttgGCAGTCGATACTACCCTGCTGTTTCAATGTATACTCTCCCCAATGAACCAAATTGTACGGTTAAGTTCAACTTTGGCCCTGACTTTGAATTCTTTCCCCTGAGGATTTTCAAGATCGGCTGATTCCCAAGCCAATGATCGAAGTTTTCTACCATAGTTTTGATAATCGAGGCTACTGAGAAGAAACCATAAAAAGGTTGATGCcctttaaatgaaacttaaattcTTTTCTGTTTCAAACTTGATAAATTCTTATGTTGCATACGCACTTCtttgattatattattaaagGGCTGATAAATTCTTATGTAATTGCTTAATTGGTGTTAgcatttaaatgatattttatctATGGGATGTTGCTTGTACTTATGTTGCATTCTTAGGTGATTGTTGcaggatttggatcctctaaagtttgaatttcactttagagagtaaagtgtgatctcttaccatttatttcataggtgggaccaaaaataaatatgaaggAGAAACTATTTAAGGgtagaagatcacactttactctctaaagtaaaattcaaactttagaggatccaaatccgtTGTTGCATGCTAAAAAATATGGTTTAACTTCGAATGGAAAAGAGAAGGGAAAAGAAATTTGAGGATTAGggtttttaaatttgattcagGGACCAACTTGCCACAAAAAAGTTTACTAATCCACATCAGCTAGTCATTGCCTAGTCAACGTGTAAGAGACGAGTTCACATCAATTTTCCGATTAAGTTTATTGACGGAAAATACTTGAAGGATGACTCTGAGTCTCGGAATGTAATTTCAGGGATAAATATgggtaattattaattttaaagactACTTTAAGTTTCGAATGTAATTTTAAGAACCACTTTGAGATTTAACTTGACATAATAACCtatgcatgtttttctttttttatgtattgattatatgcatatataacaggaaaaaaatatttaatacacTACAACAACATTTATTAAGTTATAAATTGTttcaacatttattttttatctaaatattAGGGGAATGTTTTTTTTATGTAGACCATTTCTAAATGGTTGACAGCATATTGTTTCATGGGTTTTAATCTGTTCATGtattaatgaatataaaaatttacgtatgtgtatgtatataaaaaaaaaagggcaaCCCGGTGCACAAGCGTCCCGCGTTTAACGCAGGGTCCGGGAAAGGGCCGCAACCAAGGTTGTAATGTACGCAACCTAACCTGATAATTATATCAGTGGCTGTTTCCACGGCTTGAACCCGTGACCTTGAGGTCACGTGGAGACAACTCATCCGCTGCTCCGAGGCTCCCCTTCTACATatgtgtatgtatatatatagatatatagatgtatatatatgttatttaatatatattattttactttttctttaattactggcattttttcgaACATCTTTTAATGGTGTTGGATTTGGTGATGTCTTTATTGATtcactctttttttatattctatttattGCATTCATTAATTGCTTTGAATGCTGTTTgtgtatctattttttttagcgGAATAAATTAGTAAGGCAAATTATGactatttttagttaatttttttttgttattaaatattttggaTTATGCATTTTGCCTGTTGCTTTAGTTACTCCGTGTCTCGTTTAATTACCTTTTTTTCTCTTATCAAACTAAACTTCGATTGTTGGATTCACCATGCTATAAATCTTCTGCATTTTTCACAATTTGTAGCTTCTACACTTTTTCCAATCTGAGATGAAGTCATTCTTTACCCTTCTAAGCAAATTTTTCTTCACCTTCCTCGACCATCGGTGATTTACTTTTTAAGCTCGGTCACGTTTTTTGTTATGTTTGCAttcttttttaaatgatattacaTGTTAACGTTTGCATCcttatatttaacttttttctttcttttgataATGCATAGAGTTAGGGGTATTAAATGGGCCGAAATCAGCATAACCTACTAAAAACGGTGGGTTGGGCTGAAAATTTGAAATCGTCAAACTTAGAACGTTCGACTAACCCGCACCGTTTAAGCACCTGGGCTTTGGCCGGGCGGAACAGACTTCTCCAGCGGACCAGTCGTTTTTTTGTCAGGgccatttttttacaaatttctatgatattattaatttacaaaAGGATGAAGATAATAATTGAAGATAttctaagttatattttttttattacgttttatctttgattgattataaacttgaagatgtttaattatatgttttggataatatttattttgttttggacaatattggttttattattttgtttcaaaaaatttggcttatgattatgtttattacatatttataattataacaaCTTTAATATTCGTGAATttagaattataatttttttatatctttagaaattataaatttattaaaatggttgtgaaattatatatattatttaatatttaatgatttataaaaagaaaaaaagatttagCGGGCTTGGCCCGCCAGTCTGCTATTAGACAAGACGGAGGAAGAATTCATGACTGTATCACTAGGCGAGGCGGGCCAACCCGCCAGATGGTAAATTTTTGGCGGGACAGGATGGAGCGAACTTTCTCATTTATCACTCCTAATATAAAGAGGATTCGAAAAGAAGGAAATCTCTCAATCTCTTATCTAAAATAATACAGAATTATGCTTTTTTTCTTGAcgacttttattttttctctttttatcaaaatacattaagagaaaaattaagagaaaaaagagaattaaacttaaatttttctatctttgttgacttccaaaatttttttaaagtttttaaaataccgcaaataaaagaaaacttaaTGCAAAACATTCACACAAATTTACctaaaaaacttttttattaaaaaacacGTTAAAAATATATCCATTCAATTCATTATGTTCTTCCTTCTATCATGTTTCTTGTCTTTTAACTAAATCTTTactaagtcaccaaaaaaaaaaactaaatctttACTTAAAACTATATAAATAGCTAATGtacattatataattatttttattaacgtgatcatttataattaaatgtatatataaaacttttatcgataatttgtaaaaattaaatctgCAAAAAAAATGTTGAGAAAAATAACCTCATTGTGAtgtgatatttttaaatttttttgctcAAACAAAATTGTTTCCGATAAAAAAACAATACTTATGGtcccaaaaaaaaaacggtTAGTTAAATGTGCAAACAACATGCTAATATGACAGACCAATCCAATCTTATAGAAAAAGTTGATAAACTATGCATTATATATAGCTAATATTATAATGAGTACGCAATTTTCGTGCGCCGAATGAATCATGCTACCCCAATTCACACATTTCCCTAACTAACTTAAATGAGAAATTTCTATCGCATTGATACCTCTGTCATTTGTCAACTATACCATTGATTATGCGAACCAATTGAGACATGATAAGATGCTTTGCATAAGTTGACAAAATTATAGAGTCACGCATAAGAAAACGAAAAGCAGTATGATTATTTTgcttaattttaatgtataacgTAAAAAGTTTTATATAATTGTATNNNNNNNNNNNNNNNNNNNNNNNNNNNNNNNNNNNNNNNNNNNNNNNNNNATatcatataattaaatatacatataaaattattttatattaagagtttattttttaaaaaattatgatagaTCAATGGTATTCTAAGTTAATGCATGTGATCTATTGCgtatttatcaattatttgatttaattaagttttatCACTATAATAAATTATCAGTATAGTGACCGATTCTGGTAGTCGCTACTCGTTAAAATTTTGGTCGCTAAATTTAAGACGTGACCAATGTTGGTCGCTAATAATTAGCAATTAATTTAGTGATCAATTTTCAACCAAGACAACCAAATCCTCACCAAACAAAATCGGTTGCTAACCAAATCAGTTGTTAAATAGTGATCAATTTTTCTGTCGTTAAATCGGTCGTTGAGAAAATTAGTTGCTGAATTTTTCTTGACGACCAATTCTTAGTGACCGATTTTTTAGTGTCTAAATCAATCACTGatcctaattttttaattataataataattcaacaaaatatataaataaacaaagaTGGATCCATTTTTCATATAAATATCAAATAACATTCATGATATCTACATAACTATAAAGAAGAGGAATATTTATATAATCACTTAACGTGTGGTTACCACTTCCctaaacaaaaaacaaatatgacattattcaaataataatatactaCAACTATTGAaccaaaaaagcaaaaaaattcaataaatcaatagtcattcttctttattagcttctttaacaaaataataacacTACAACCTCTTTTAACTTGTTTCCACTTTCACATTCAACTTCGCATCTCTTTTTtccacttcttctccaatcttTCTTGCATACCTTTCATCATCATTTAGGTTTTTTGCAACAAACAATAATGATGGTGGTGCTGTTCAGCATATCCACATATTTACTTGTCAACGCATTCATTTTCTAAGGAAGCACATCCTTGCTATGTTCCAGAGATGTCCAATTAAGAGCTTCAGCTTTTGATTAATCATATGAATACATGATTAATCATATTCCACTAAAGATGGACAAATAATCATATGAGCACATGATTAATGATAAATGTGCCAAATATATTCAGCTCGTAGCTAACATATTCATATTTCACAATGAAATAAAGTAACATTTCCTCAGAGAACAAATATGAAAAGATGGATTTGCATTAAACGCGTTAAATATATACAACACTTGATCTACTCCAATTAAAAGCAGCACCAACCACATATCTATCATCTTCTAATAGATAGTAATTTGAGGTAATTTGAACTTCACAGGCttgaaaattttagtatttgaagATTAACTGAAACTAcacaaatttagaattttttttaacaattttgttAGAGAGTTAATAgagtatttgtacaatgtgtacaatgggatGCTTATTTGGCCCaatataagttaaaaataaaaattatctatgtttattttaatttaaaaagtgttgtttatttttgtgttaaccaccattgtacacattgtagaCCAATTACATTAGCTCTCCatactttt
This portion of the Arachis duranensis cultivar V14167 chromosome 6, aradu.V14167.gnm2.J7QH, whole genome shotgun sequence genome encodes:
- the LOC107495495 gene encoding probable polygalacturonase At3g15720 — protein: MVENFDHWLGNQPILKILRGKNSKSGPKLNLTVQFEKTVFSTHSLNDDDDEADVEVQSFLEAAAVVAPITSSSLRNKGKKKHLLSTVVLPCCLCARISSSSSHASFSSFNVVDYGAHGNSQIDDSKAFLKAWKSVCDASENAATLVIPKGKTFMLQPISFQGPCKPTKINIKLEGTVIAPKKLDGWKWSSDDNEKDAWITFSNIRGLVINGGGKFDGQGASWWGCKKCNRPTALRFHGCGNLDLNSLNHINSPRSHISINQCNHSKISNLRISAPKESPNTDGIDISASSNILITGSTITTGDDCIAINGGSSFINVSSIHCGPGHGISIGSLGKNGAYETAQEIRVQNCNFSRTTNGARIKTWKGGSGYAKNILFDNIIMDAVDIPVIIDQQYKTDDIKVKKVKDDKAVKVSDVTFVKVRGTSTSEDPVQLNCDAIGCTNINLEGIDITSTNGEKTRASCKNVQGICSSCTPNVPCLSSQNNLTINKFL